The sequence below is a genomic window from Cucumis melo cultivar AY chromosome 5, USDA_Cmelo_AY_1.0, whole genome shotgun sequence.
AGAATAAAAAGTAAACCAAGTTTAAGAAAAGAGAGATGACACCCGATTTATATTGGTTTACCTAATGTGGACTACATTCTCTACTATTGATCCATGTTCCACTAAAATAATCAGGAAAAATGGTACAAGAGTTTACAACGCTATGTAAGATTTCTCTCACTTTTTCTctttagaaaagagaaaaatatgaTCGTATTACAAAGTTGACGATATTTTTAAATAGAAGGAAGATGGCAacgaaaggaaaaaagaaaatactatgactgataattttttttctaccaGGAAGATGCACATACCCACAAAAAATTCTCCTTGAAAAGAAATGGAGCTCTCGGCCAATGCATAAATTTTCTTCTAAGTTTCCTTTTTATAGAACATTGTTCACCACCCGCAACAATACTAATCCACGCCTTCCTAATTAACCAATTGCAAGTTTTCTTGAATAATAAGAACACCTCCAATTCGGCCAATGAGATGCTAGTTTATGGGTTAAGCAAACTTTAAGGTTAAAAGGAAATTAACTTGGGCCTTTTTGGTTGGGCTCCAATTTTCTCGACACACTGGTTTGATATTTTTGTCAATAAATACTTTTGAAAGaaatttgttaatatatatatatatataaggacACAGCTGCCTTAGGTTTTGGAATAGAATAATAATGGAGTACTCAGCAGGGAGGAGAATATGCAATGGGCTGCATGATGCTAAACCTGTGCTTCTTATGGCTTTGGTTCAATCGGTTTATGCTGGAGTTAATGTTCTCTACAAATTAGCTGTTAATGATGGAATGAATTTGATGATCCTTATCGCTTTTCGTTTCTTGTTTGCATCACTTTTCATGCTTCCTCTGGCCTTCTTTCTCGAaaggttatttatttattcattttaaatttcttctttcttcttcggTTTACGGGAAAAGATCGTTTATATGTTTATATAATGTGTGTATCTGATATTTAATTACAGAAACAAAAGACCCAAGATGACATGGTCCTTTCTCTTCTATGGATTTTTTTGTGGATTATTTGGGTAAGAAAATTTGgttattaattttttggttATTATTGTATCTAACAGAAATGTCTAAAACGGGtcattttttcaattattgtCGTTGCATGGGAATCCCTTCTCTCTAGATTCGAAATGAAACTCTGAAATTAAGGTAATCTAATAATAATCACTTCATTTCAAATTAAGGGAGGAGGGAATTAAagagataaaataaaaataaataaacaatatataattttaagttaaaaaataatGTGAAAAAGTCATCGATCCTTCTATAATCCATGGATCAAAAACATAGGAAACCAAAGATAACTactttttccaaattttatGAGTCAATTAAAACGTTGTCAAATATGGAATACAGATTTCTGGTACAAaaatattgtttaaaattaatttgatttgattaaataaatgaagaaaattgattAAAAAGGAAGGAGTTGAAATGAATTGTAATTTTATTTGGCACAGAGGAACATTAAGTCAAAATTTATACGTTCAGAGTCTGGCGATGACGTCAGCAACATTTGTTTCAGCCATGCAAAATCTCTGTCCAGCCATTACTTTCCTTCTTGCTCTCTCCTTCAGGTACTCTCTTATCTATTCCTTCTTTTCATTAACTTTTCTAACTTTCATAAAACAGTATATacatctttctctctctctctctctctctctctctctctctctctcttaattTAATTGCTAAAACACAGATTGTATTGACATATATATTTTAGACccattctaatttttttaagttAGTTAAATTTCtttaatctaattaaacaaatcATGCATCCAAGTTATTAGATgttaatttgattcaattttggTAGGTTATCAGATTTTctaaaaagatagcaaaatttTAACATCTATGGAAGCTTGTGACGTTCTATTgcattaaaaataattaatacatttattaataattttatcatttaaaacaatCTTTTTATTATAGACAAgaaatgaattttgtttttttttttttaatataaaaaaacttCAATGGAACAAATTCCACAAACGGATTGAAAACAATCTAAAGAATGCTAAAAATCACATACCTGCTTTCAAATTTAAAGCTTGACAGGATAATTGTTTGACATTTTGTTCAACTAAACATTTATAACATTCTTTGTATAGTTTTTCCTTTTGTGATTAATTATGAGTAAACACAACTTAATTCTTTTAGAAGTAAAACTAATATTACATGCGCTTTTATACTAAATGTTATTATTgctttttatataattttatgaTATAGTTAATATACTATAAGTtgtttttataatatatttatctatttattccATAAATTACAAGagctttttatttaaaaaaagatttaaaaatatttgaaaattaattattacacTTTTTTGTCACATCCAGTTCAAATTAGATTCAGGGTATAATATAAAAGGAATTGCAAATTTATAAAGTAAAGTTAACTTTCTTGAATGAGACGAACTGCAAGTTTATTTAGCATTACCTTATTAATCAATGTAAATTAACTTGAAACGAGgaaaaacttttaaaagttgcATACCTATGTGTGTCAAACTTTaaatttattcaatttttttggtGCACAACTATATAGATAGAATAAtattatttacaattttataaattatagaAGAACCTAGAAATGTTAGTATGGCtctagataaaaaagaaaaaaaaaaaaaaaaagaaatatgaacATTTTTTCAAACGTAGAATCAAAACATTTACAAACTAGAGTAGCTAAATTTGATTATATATGATTGAATTTATTTCTTAGAAAGTAATATGATAATTGATACTACTTCCTGATCATTTTGCTAAtaagttttaacattttgttAAAATGAATTTATTGAAAACATGCACAAAAGAGTAAAATTGAtactttaattaaaaataattagaatcaagatagattttaaaaataatacgGATACAATAGGTTAAATTTTGTAGCTTTTAAAAGTTAGAAAAATATGCACGACAATGTGTTTGTCTCAACTCcaatcaaaattatttttgacaatttcgcCTTAAATTTTAAAGTCTCACTAATTTCAACAAAAGCAAGTTTTGCTCAAATTTAGGTATATAATTAGTgcataattgaaaaaatatttcaaaacttACCAATTTCAACAAAATCCAACCATATTGTTAATTTTCACATTAAGTTAGCGcaatatatgtgtgtatatatagtatttattcaaatttaaagTTAAAGATTGTGCCACTTTGTTAAAATTTAGTATGTAATTTGGATGAAATGAAATGTTTGAGAGTGAAAATTCATACGGTTTTTCTAAGTATAAAGTTAACGTTTatgttaaaaataaataaattcaaaatgaagaagaagaagaagaagaagaaaaagatttaGCATTAGCATGTATGATGTATCATCATCACTTTAATAAAAAGAAACCTAGCATAGTTGATTTGGTCCGACTCTTCTACTGTATTACTAGAAGTCTTTCTACTTTGGGGCAAGCCACcataacttttttcttttcttttcttttcttttttttttctttttttttttttaatttttaatttatttaatttattttttttgagaaaagagaaaaacttTAATTTGATTTCACATTAATTAAGGAAGAAGTGGAGACCAAAGAGAAGCAAAAACGGATATATTCTAACTTCTGTAAGAGTGATGTCAACATCCACAAAACAAAGTGTTGTTTgggtaaatattttaaatacaaCATTTCATATCGAAGTTAATAAGATAAACTATAAGTTTTATCTTTCTATGTTAAGTTGAATTGTGCTTGTTAATTTGGAACTaagatttgatattttaaatccAAAATTGAATGATCATATATCCGATCTAAATTTAGTTGAATGACCATATATACTTAATAGACATTGACGTGACCAAATTCTAAAATAGATTACAACTACGCAACCACGTCATGAAGTATTCTTCATATGATTAAGTTCTGCAAATTGATACCGTCTTATCTATCCGTAATTATCGTTGATAGAATTATAAAtattgctatattttataaataatttcaacacGAGCTTAACTCAACTAACATTTGTATGTATTTAAAGACAAAAAGTTTTAGGTTCAAATTCTCTATTTCTAAGTACAAGTTGAActgattttaattttaattgtttGTCAACATTTTCTTTTAACACTTAAAAACCCTTATTTAAATAGTTAGAAAGTTAACAATCAAAACGCAGTGTAATTTAATTTTCACCGATatgtttacatttttatttaccTTTCATTATTATAGACAGCatgattttttgtttattttaatccattatttttaagtgaaaaaaagatattattaaaaataacaaaatactaaaactaTTTACGAAACaaaatttactaaattttatatatataaaaaaatcataCTTATGCAGTCTTTGTAATACTTGAGTTTAGTAATATTTCagtcttttaatttttaaattccaGATTTTAACCTCTTTAATTTGAGTTCGATCATCCTTTGTCGTCTAATTTTCAttgattattaaaaaaaaccttACATGACAcgtatttttattatatatatatatataacattattaaataaagaaaaaaatttaaaaactatttataaaatgtaacaaaatctaccaagtttttttgttatattttataaatagttaaaaaaaatttgcCATCCATATAAAATTTTTTCTCTCCACACATATATagagacattttcaaatatagtaagatgaacaaaaatgtataacaaaaaatttagatcaatatttaataaaagtttatcCATGTTTATCGTTgataagatttaaaattttacaatattttataaatattttcaacagttttaacatttacaataattctttatgcatatatatacttatatatatacgcagtatatgtgtatatatatattatatgctCTTTCCCTCCCTTTTACATGGATGGTTGCTATAAATTTTTATCCTTCTCTTTTTCAATTGAAAGTATTAGATGGTATTTGACTTCCAACTTCAAGTGGATGGAGTGGCTTGTTATAGCTCACCAATTCACCTTATGTTTGGAGCTTTAATTATAAGCGTTGGTGTTTCAAACTATTCTAAACGTATAATTAACTATAATgttattatttcaaatttattttgattgtcgtgtttatttttattactagtaccttctttctctctttaccACACACACATAGGATTTGTTTAGCTAATATAGACTAGAATAACACTACTATTATAGCAAACTGATTACCCTTTTTGCTATTTTAAGATTTCAagattttcatttttatgaGAACAAATgaggaaagaaaaataaaaggaaacgaatgaaagaaagaaagaaagaaagaaagaaaaagaaaaaaagagagagaaaagttagaaaagaaaaagtgaaaaaagaaaaaagaggaaataaAAATGGTAGTGGAGGTGGTAGGGTGAGAGTCATAGAAGCAAAACTCGTTTTTAATTTGGAAAATGTTAAACCTAATTGTATCTTAGATTCCAAAAATATTATTCCCAAATCAAAATTTCACATCCCTTGCCATTTCTTCACCAATTTGTCTATATTTTCTTGAGTATATACAAGTGAAGGCTATGTATGGCCACTGCCAAAGCATGAAGCTTCGACGGGGTGTTCTAAGAATTTCATGTCTAAACTTAATACATAATTTTTTAAGTAGTGAGAACTACAAATAttaatcattaaaaaataaaaaataaacaagttTTTATTAGAATTTTATTCACAAAATCAAAGATTATGTTTTGTTTATATTCTGTAGTATGCTAATTTGTTTTCGATAAACTAAtactcttttatatatatatatatatatatataaagtgaataataattaataacaataataataaaattgatttttcaaCAGATTAATTGAAATGAGTTTTTCTTCATGTGAAGGCTTCTGGTTTTAGAGAGATGGAGGGGAGAATGAAAGGAGAAAGGTGgagagaggaaaaagaaaaaagaaaatttaccTCATTAAAAAGATATTAGTAAAAGCATCACACATTTAAACTTGCTTCTCTGCATGTCATTTTTTTATTAGTAAGTTAATGGTCAAGTTAACTAAACCTGggactaaaatatttattttaaaatttcaaaaatcaaatagaTAATAACATTAGATTTTAAAGACGATAAATGCATTTTGTTTCAATCTAAATGGTATTTAAAAAGATGCAGTGAATACGTATCATTATTGAAATTGTCAATAACATTGTTATTAGTCTAGTGAAGAATAGTTGGATAATGTAAGATgtgttttatgtaaattaattGTGTAGGATGGAAAAGTTaaagataaagaagaaagaaggggTTGCGAAAGTGTTGGGAACGTTAATGGGGATTGGTGGAGCCATGATTCTCACTTTCTACAAAGGCTTTGAGATTAACATTTGGACAACCCACGTTGACCTTCTCCATGGACGAAACGTGTCTCATCTTCCTCCTCATTCTCACTCTCACTCTCACTCTCACAATCTTTTGCTTGGAAGTGTGCTTGCTCTTGCTAGTTGCCTCTCTTACTCTTTCTGGCTCATCCTTCAGGTTACTAAAAtctttctaatttattttatatgtatCCTATTTCttatcaaaattttgtttttttcggTTAAATTATTACAAATCTCTTTGGCCCAAAATAATACTCCAACTATTACCCTTCAATCtcatttaaataattaaattaaaaaaatagtttggtatttcCATTATTCTCTTATTAGAACAAATATGCCTTACTAAAGtttacaattttatttatttattcctctgtatggaaaaaaaatatagtagaagaaaaaaaaaaagacgatattAACGGCTTTTGCTatacatataataataatgatatttttttttaacttttgtttttaagTTTAAGGATTCTTTAAACTTCTGAAAGTTCAAGTATACTTTAAAAGCTTAGTGTTTGTTAACAGtcaaataattttctttatttgattagttattgtatatttttaggagaataatttttattttgggattttgtgaaattttataTTTAGGTTGATGAGAAAATTGATGAATGTGAGCAAAGGGAGGTactatagaattttttttttctatagttcaatgatatttatgaaacttttcaattgtttattgatatttttgaaacaaaactttaatGGTTTCAATCCAAAACAAACGATAAGAAAACTATTTAACCATTTTTTATAAGTTTAAGGAAATTGTTTTACACGAGAACAGAGTCGAGggacattttttttctatagtttgaatttgtttaattttaatcgatatacttttaataaatcttCAATTTAATGTTTGAACAAGCTTCAAAATATAGAATCATAATGGTATTTAAACCTAAATAGTTTTTAAACATtgccttctttttttcttcttttaaatggTATTTAACACCATCACATATTGTGATTAGCTAATTCACCCATGGATAAtgtattttagaaaaaagtGGAAATGAATATTTATATTTTGGAAGGAAACATGAAAGTTTGTTAAATAATACAAGTGAATTCAAGTATAGGACATAAGATATATAGTATTTTAATTAAGGAAGTTTAATTTGGGAGAGAATTGATAAGTAATGTTTGATTTTGAGGGCAGGCGAAAATGATGAAAATATATCCGTGCCAGTACTCAAGCACGGCGTTGATGTGCGTTATGGGAGCAATTCAAGGTGTGGCCATTTCTATTTGTACGGAAAGGGACTGGAAGCAGTGGAAATTAGGTTGGAATATTAGACTTCTCACCGTCACATTTGCGGTATTTAACTAACCCTTCCATCCAtaattatttgtttcttttttaccCTTCAAAGTCTATTTTTTCtccaaattttaatattaatttttatcttttctAACTAAAAAGAGTGAATTTTTAAAAAGCATCTGTAGAAGTAGAAAACAATATGATTTACAAATGTAATCGTAAAGAACTAAAACAAAAGTACTGAATATGGTCTTATAGAACACGATAAAAATGAAacatgttttaaaattttgggtcAAAGTTGATAACAAATCAAAAAGcgataaattaaaattttggttaaaagttttaaaaacagTCTATATGAATTTATAACAAACCATAgtgtattaacttttaattttatccAAATTATAGGGATCAAGTTTGtatttctaatttaatttataacacaatatataaattttaaaataaaatgaaaatagaaaaatggtggttttttttttttttaaattaagaagGTTTAGATAAGAAAAATACAATAACTTAAAAGTTTAAGTGATAtggtagatatatatatttgttgaaatgaatgaatctaaaaagaaaaaacaaatttgaataGTAAACCGAAGTGAGAAGATTAAATATAATAGAATTGAATATTAGGTtgggatatatataataatatagaAAAGAATGGATTTGGATGTAGGGGATTGTGGGTACGGGAGCGACGGTGACGATAACGGCGTGGTGCGTACGTATGAAAGGCCCCTTGTATGTATCTGTTTTCAGCCCTCTCATGCTTCTCATTGTAGCTATTGCCGGATCTCTCTTTCTTGATGAAAAATTGCATCTTGGCAGGTCAGcccttttctctttctcttttctctttctttttctttttcttttaattttatgataatcTGAAACCAACGTAAATCTAATTAAACTTATTTAAAGATGGTAAAAATGCACcaactatttttttaaactttgatCTGTTCTTTCCATCCAACTCTCAATAATTGTTCTAATTAAtcttttaattctatttttccTTTACTATTAAAATTGTGACATCTCAATCTTCctatcattttcttttaaatggtTAATATAATTATGGATATCAAACTTTATagtaattctttttcttttaaatcgaAACCATGCATCTATGTTCAAGAATATTTTATGGTTTCACGGTTATTTTTATGCCTTCTTCATCCTATATTAAGAGAGCTAATCATAAAATTTTAACTAAGactaaaaataactaagttcgagtttaataactattttacttttttaaattaaaattgtcTTGTCAGTACAgtgattcattttttttctattgtcttGTCATTGATTGGTTCAAGAAGTCCTTATTCTCTCATTGATTGGTTCTAAGGGTCCCTTTTGTAATTCATTATTTATCTTGCTCTCTTCTTTTGGAGAAATACTCTGAAACACAATTTCTTCAACTTTCTCCTTCTCTAACACTCGATTTCCTATCATTTTAAAAAAGACACTTTAGTATTGGTTATTTGGAATATGCTTCtctaaatgtttttttagtAAGAAGAAGCAGTTTGCAAATATGGGAGAAATTTTCTCAATCTTGCATTGGCGGTCTCAATCTTGCATTGGCGGTGCAATAGTACTTTTCTATTTATACAAAGGGTTTCCCTAAGGAATgagaaaataaagaataaagaatattgcacaatttaaaaatatttacaggTGTAGCAATACAATTGGATGAAGGATATATTCCTTCAACAAATTGAACCTTCTGGAATGTGATGACATGGACGATTTGTTGGCAGCTTTTCTTTTGTGGTTGGCTGATGTATACTATTAGCTTGGCATTTATCCTTAACATCCCCTCAAACGAGAGGGTAGATGATCAAGTACCCCGAGTTTGGCACGTAAGCATTGGAAATGAGAGTGTGTGAGGGGTTTTGTTAAGCAATCAGCTAGCTGATCTGACGACGGAATATAGCGAACTTCAAGAGCTCCACGAAGAACTTGATCTCGAACAAAATGAACATCAATCTCGATATGTTTGGTTCTAGCATGAAAAACAGAATTTCTACAAGAGGTCCAGCACTTAAGTTGTCACACCACATAATCGGTTTGGGAGAATTGGGGACATGGAGTTCACTAAGTAGCTGTTTAAGCCAGGTTATTTCAGAGGCAGCATGAGCAAGAACTCTATATTCAGATTCAGTACTCGATCGTGCTACCATAGTTTGTTTCTTCGAGGACCATGAAACAAGATTATTTCCTACAAACACACAGTAGGCAGCTACAGATTTTCTATTATCAAAATTCAAAGCCCAGTCAACATCTGAATAAGCATTAATAGACAGATCAGTAGTTGGCTAAAATAAGAGGCCATAATTTTTAGTTCCACTGATATATCGAAGAATTCTTTTGACAGCTTGCCAATGATGGTCAATTGGTTTTTGTAAAAATTGACTGAGATGATTAACAATATATGAGATGTCTGGTCTTGTATTGGTAAGATATTGCAACACACCAATAGTACTACGATAGATAAGCGGGTCTGCTAAGGGCGTGCCTTCACCAAGAGATAGATGCTTgccaagcacacttggagatgGTGCTGGTTTCAAGTCAGTGAGTTGAAGTTTATAGAGCAAGTCTTCAACATACGTGGCTTGATTGATGATAAATCCAGAGTCAGGATAATGAACTTGAATTCCAAGAAAGTATTGTAATAGGCCTAAATCTTTCAAGGTAAATTTTTTATGTAGAGACTTCATCAAGGTATCAATCATTGCAAGATTATTCCCAGTGACAATaacatcatcaacataaatcaGAAATAAAATGATAGTGTTGGTATTACGAAAGATAAACAGAGAGGAGTCAGACCTTGAGTTCACAAAACCCAAGCGCAGTAGCTCAGTTGAGAGGGTTGTGTTCCAGGCGCGAGGTGCTTGTTTAAGCCCGTAAATAGCTTTATTAAGCTTGCACACATAATCTGGAAAGTGTGGATGAACATACCCAGCGGGTTGAGACATATATACATCTTCAGATAATTCGCCATTGAGAAAAGCATTATTAAAGTCCAGATGTTGTAGATTCCAACCTTTAG
It includes:
- the LOC103496933 gene encoding WAT1-related protein At1g25270-like, translated to MEYSAGRRICNGLHDAKPVLLMALVQSVYAGVNVLYKLAVNDGMNLMILIAFRFLFASLFMLPLAFFLERNKRPKMTWSFLFYGFFCGLFGGTLSQNLYVQSLAMTSATFVSAMQNLCPAITFLLALSFRMEKLKIKKKEGVAKVLGTLMGIGGAMILTFYKGFEINIWTTHVDLLHGRNVSHLPPHSHSHSHSHNLLLGSVLALASCLSYSFWLILQAKMMKIYPCQYSSTALMCVMGAIQGVAISICTERDWKQWKLGWNIRLLTVTFAGIVGTGATVTITAWCVRMKGPLYVSVFSPLMLLIVAIAGSLFLDEKLHLGSVVGAMLIVCGLYMVLWGKSKEMNKCLQLTPSESIGQLALKDVAVTTPNPLNENQIQDTNANKSTIN